From the genome of Primulina eburnea isolate SZY01 chromosome 12, ASM2296580v1, whole genome shotgun sequence, one region includes:
- the LOC140807101 gene encoding uncharacterized protein produces MESNLLLQCLFLVCQLCFLGFNAVSGQKLGIPDISNLVSFKNSLENKEILDSWSPYLSHCNWTGVSCDGDRVVSLVLSSKSLRGPLSPSVFFLANLVVLDLSGNELHGEVSPKIGFLKMLEVLDLGNNQFSGHLPVQLGELNRLRKLGLGPNSFAGKIPPEIGNLVKLSFLDLSGNALVGDIPPQLGNLTQLQILALGNNILTGSLPANLFTKLGSLSSFDVSNNSLYGILPPEIGELTSLTELYLGENHFSGEFPLEIGLLTRLKIFSAPSCLFNGPLPETFSKLKSLSKVDLSNNPLKCSLPKSIGELQNLSTLNLVYAELNGSVPSELGSCKNLKSLLLSFNSLSGMLPEELSELSLITFSAEKNQLSGTLPSWLGKWSNADSILLSDNKFSGRIPAEIGNCSVLTHISLGSNMLTGEIPKEICNPVLLSEIELNHNFLTGSIEETFAKCSNLTELVLLDNQIHGGIPDYLSKLPLLTVLELDSNSLTGTIPASLWSSVNLIEFSAANNQLEGALPAEIGNAALLQNLVLSNNRLTGTIPKEIGNLSALSVLYLDSNNFVGTIPFELGKCASLATLVLGNNSLNGSVPDEITDLPLLQYLVLSHNDISGSIPSKVSKYFHPASVIPDSTYVQHRGVYDLSYNRLSGSIPTELGSCVLLVDLLLSNNRLSGEIPRSLAQLSNLTSLDLSGNLLTGSIPREFGDLVKLQGLYLGNNQLTGSIPESLGLLIDLVKLNFTSNMLQGPIPTSFGDINGLTHLDLSSNMLTGEIPASLSKMVNLVGLYAQQNRLSGNLNDLFKNSVLWRVEILNLSSNALSGDLPRSIGNMTYLTTLDLHGNGFTGKFPSEFRNLAELQYLDVSQNNLSGQIPEEVCGIASLFFFNLAENQFEGPIPRNGLCSNFTKASLAGNKDLCGGIVGLECPLKNFGRKFPLMNEWGLASVVVGMILISLSVIIVLKIVLNRTGKNDLEDMGDSKMNSSDDPNLYFLSSGSKSKEPLSINIAMFEQPLLKLTLVDILEATNNFCKTNIIGDGGFGTVYKATLPGGKTVAVKKLSQAKAQGQREFLAEMETLGKVKHRNLVPLLGYCSYGEEKVLVYEYMVNGSLDNWLRDPIGTLKVLDWTKRFKIAVGSARGLAFLHHGFIPHIIHRDIKASNILLNEDFEAKVADFGLARLISACETHVSTDIAGTFGYIPPEYGQSWKATTRGDVYSYGVILLELITGKEPTGPNFKDVEGGNLVGWVIQKTKNREAVDVLDPTILDADSKQMMLQTLQIAVVCLSDNPANRPTMLQVLKFLKGIKDV; encoded by the coding sequence ATGGAGTCTAACCTTCTGTTGCAGTGTCTTTTCCTCGTGTGTCAACTATGTTTTTTGGGTTTTAATGCTGTTTCTGGGCAGAAACTTGGAATCCCTGATATAAGTAATCTGGTATCTTTCAAGAATTCTCTTGAAAACAAGGAAATTCTCGATTCTTGGTCTCCGTATTTGTCTCACTGTAACTGGACTGGTGTGTCATGCGATGGAGATCGTGTTGTTTCTCTTGTTCTGTCGTCTAAATCCCTCAGGGGTCCGTTGTCGCCTTCAGTTTTCTTTCTTGCGAACTTAGTTGTTCTTGACCTGTCTGGAAATGAATTGCATGGTGAAGTTTCTCCCAAAATTGGTTTTCTGAAGATGCTTGAAGTCTTGGACTTGGGAAATAATCAATTCAGTGGGCATTTACCGGTTCAGCTCGGGGAGTTAAACCGTCTGCGGAAACTCGGACTTGGGCCCAACAGCTTCGCCGGGAAAATTCCACCAGAGATTGGGAATTTGGTAAAACTTAGTTTTCTTGACCTCTCCGGCAATGCACTGGTGGGGGATATCCCACCTCAGCTCGGAAATCTGACTCAGCTTCAGATTTTGGCTCTTGGAAACAATATACTCACTGGTTCTCTGCCTGCTAATCTCTTCACTAAgcttggatctttatcttcgtTTGATGTTTCTAACAACTCTCTTTATGGTATACTTCCGCCTGAGATTGGAGAACTCACCTCTCTCACTGAGCTGTACCTCGGAGAGAACCACTTTTCCGGAGAATTTCCTTTGGAGATCGGCCTATTAACCCGTCTTAAGATTTTCTCGGCCCCTTCTTGTCTCTTCAACGGCCCGTTGCCCGAAACGTTCTCAAAGCTGAAATCTTTGAGCAAGGTTGACCTGTCTAACAACCCATTGAAGTGTTCACTCCCGAAATCTATAGGAGAGCTACAGAACTTGAGTACGTTGAACCTTGTTTACGCTGAGCTAAACGGTAGTGTTCCATCTGAACTTGGGAGTTGCAAAAACTTGAAAAGTTTGCTGCTTTCATTTAATTCCCTTTCCGGGATGTTACCGGAGGAGCTTTCTGAGTTGTCGCTTATCACCTTTTCTGCTGAAAAGAACCAGCTTTCAGGTACATTACCTTCCTGGCTTGGAAAATGGAGTAATGCCGATTCAATATTGCTTTCAGATAATAAATTTTCTGGGAGAATTCCAGCTGAGATTGGGAATTGTTCCGTGCTGACCCACATTAGCTTGGGTAGTAATATGTTGACAGGTGAGATCCCTAAAGAAATATGTAATCCCGTTTTGCTTTCTGAGATCGAGCTTAACCACAATTTTCTCACTGGTAGTATTGAAGAAACTTTTGCGAAATGTAGTAATTTGACGGAATTGGTGTTGCTGGATAATCAGATTCATGGTGGCATACCTGATTATCTTTCGAAGCTCCCTCTGTTGACGGTGCTTGAACTGGATTCTAATAGTCTAACAGGTACAATTCCTGCAAGTCTTTGGAGTTCTGTGAATTTGATTGAGTTTTCTGCTGCAAATAATCAGTTAGAGGGCGCACTTCCAGCAGAGATTGGCAATGCTGCATTGTTGCAAAATCTAGTTCTCTCGAATAATCGTCTTACTGGCACCATTCCTAAGGAGATCGGAAATCTGAGTGCCCTGTCTGTGTTATATTTGGATTCTAATAATTTTGTGGGGACTATACCTTTTGAGCTTGGAAAATGCGCTTCACTGGCAACATTGGTTTTGGGAAACAATAGTCTAAATGGATCCGTTCCTGATGAAATTACTGATTTGCCTCTGCTACAATACCTTGTTCTTTCTCATAATGATATCTCCGGGAGCATTCCATCCAAAGTTTCGAAATATTTTCATCCAGCATCTGTTATTCCCGACTCAACTTATGTACAGCATAGAGGAGTCTATGATCTTTCATACAACAGATTGAGTGGTTCAATCCCGACTGAATTGGGGAGCTGTGTCCTTTTGGTTGATCTCTTACTCAGCAACAACAGGCTTTCTGGTGAGATTCCAAGGTCCTTAGCACAATTATCGAATCTCACGAGCTTAGATTTGTCTGGTAACTTGCTTACGGGTAGTATTCCTCGTGAATTTGGTGATTTGGTTAAGCTTCAAGGTTTGTATCTTGGAAATAATCAGCTTACAGGTTCGATTCCTGAAAGCCTTGGGCTGTTAATTGACTTGGTGAAACTTAATTTTACTAGTAATATGTTACAAGGTCCGATTCCAACTAGTTTTGGCGATATAAATGGGCTCACGCATTTGGACTTGAGCTCTAACATGCTTACTGGTGAAATACCTGCCTCTTTGTCGAAAATGGTGAATCTTGTGGGGCTTTATGCTCAACAGAATAGGCTTTCAGGTAATTTGAATGATCTTTTCAAGAACTCAGTACTGTGGAGAGTTGAGATTCTGAATTTAAGTAGCAATGCTTTGAGTGGGGATTTGCCACGGTCAATAGGAAACATGACATATTTGACTACGTTGGATCTTCATGGAAATGGTTTTACAGGGAAATTTCCGAGCGAATTTCGGAATCTTGCTGAACTTCAGTATTTGGATGTCTCGCAGAATAATCTAAGCGGCCAAATACCAGAAGAAGTTTGTGGGATAGCAAGTTTGTTCTTCTTCAATTTGGCTGAAAACCAGTTTGAGGGTCCGATCCCAAGAAATGGATTATGTAGCAATTTTACCAAAGCTTCCCTGGCTGGAAACAAGGATCTGTGTGGTGGAATCGTCGGCTTAGAATGCCCTTTAAAGAACTTTGGCAGAAAGTTTCCTCTGATGAATGAATGGGGGTTAGCTTCCGTTGTGGTTGGAATGATCTTAATATCTCTTTCAGTTATCATTGTGCTGAAAATTGTCCTTAACCGAACGGGCAAGAATGATCTTGAGGACATGGGTGACAGCAAGATGAACAGTTCAGATGATCCGAATCTCTATTTCTTGAGCAGCGGTAGCAAATCTAAAGAGCCACTAAGCATCAACATTGCCATGTTCGAGCAACCTCTTTTGAAACTGACCCTGGTTGACATTCTTGAAGCCACCAACAACTTTTGCAAGACAAACATAATCGGAGATGGTGGATTTGGTACTGTCTATAAAGCCACTTTACCAGGTGGTAAGACCGTTGCGGTTAAGAAACTGAGTCAAGCCAAAGCACAGGGTCAAAGGGAGTTTTTAGCCGAGATGGAAACGCTGGGCAAGGTGAAACATCGAAATCTTGTTCCCTTACTAGGATACTGCTCATATGGGGAGGAGAAAGTACTGGTTTACGAGTATATGGTCAATGGAAGCTTGGATAATTGGCTAAGAGACCCAATAGGAACGCTCAAAGTCCTGGATTGGACCAAACGATTCAAGATAGCTGTAGGTTCTGCCCGAGGCCTTGCCTTTCTCCACCATGGTTTTATTCCACACATCATACACCGCGACATCaaggctagcaatatccttcttaacgaagattttgaagcaaaaGTTGCTGATTTCGGCCTAGCACGACTGATCAGCGCCTGTGAAACACATGTTAGCACAGATATTGCAGGCACCTTCGGATACATTCCACCTGAATATGGTCAAAGCTGGAAGGCGACAACGAGGGGGGATGTTTATAGCTATGGTGTGATCCTACTCGAGCTTATAACCGGGAAGGAGCCTACGGGACCCAATTTTAAAGATGTTGAAGGGGGGAACTTGGTTGGATGGGTGATCCAGAAGACGAAGAATCGTGAGGCGGTGGATGTGCTTGACCCAACGATTCTTGATGCTGATTCTAAGCAGATGATGCTACAGACACTGCAGATCGCTGTTGTTTGTTTGTCTGATAACCCTGCCAATAGGCCTACTATGCTGCAAGTGCTGAAGTTCTTGAAAGGTATCAAAGATGTGTAG
- the LOC140807457 gene encoding uncharacterized protein, with translation MADDSMSSLASQICNHLASAFTASTSPHPPPLTVLVDEISVTADRGGRIFLYGVGREGLMLRALCMRLFHLGLSAHLVFDMNTPPISQQDLLIASAGPGYFSTVDAICGVARSSGARVVLLTAQPELGSSVKYASAVAYVPAQTMADDGNGGNGQRSLLPMGSVYEGAMFVLFEMVVFKLGELLNQSPPEIRSRHTNLE, from the coding sequence ATGGCTGACGATTCGATGTCTTCTCTCGCTTCCCAAATCTGCAACCACCTAGCCTCCGCCTTCACCGCCTCCACCAGCCCCCACCCACCACCTCTCACAGTTCTTGTTGACGAAATCTCCGTCACCGCCGATCGCGGCGGTCGGATATTCCTCTACGGCGTAGGCCGTGAAGGCCTAATGCTGAGAGCCCTGTGTATGCGCCTCTTCCACTTGGGTCTCTCCGCCCACCTCGTCTTCGACATGAACACTCCTCCAATCTCCCAGCAGGACCTCCTCATAGCCTCCGCCGGGCCAGGGTATTTCTCCACTGTCGATGCCATCTGTGGCGTGGCAAGAAGTAGCGGCGCCAGAGTGGTGCTTCTGACAGCTCAGCCGGAGTTGGGTTCTTCGGTAAAGTACGCAAGCGCGGTGGCTTATGTTCCGGCGCAGACCATGGCAGACGACGGAAACGGCGGGAATGGGCAGCGGAGTTTGCTTCCGATGGGGAGCGTGTATGAAGGGGCGATGTTTGTGTTGTTTGAAATGGTTGTGTTCAAGTTAGGCGAGCTTTTGAATCAGAGTCCTCCAGAAATAAGATCTCGCCATACCAATTTGGAATGA